Proteins co-encoded in one Nitrospirae bacterium YQR-1 genomic window:
- the pgeF gene encoding peptidoglycan editing factor PgeF, with translation MLKDFYLLRTQNELTSQRGDNNLIYPEIFKHCEVEAFFTDGGMGLKVQEVFKPSKALFMPVQRHTDTIVVLRKNTSLPPPDTVADAVISDREDVVTGVQSADCVPILVFDKARKVTASVHAGWRGTAQEILGGVLGRFFSEFKSDAADIVMALGPSIRSCCYEVGDEVIAAVSEATGEGDYVCIQSAGGKHIDLSTANKIQAVSLGVNPENIWISPECTCCVSRYHSYRRSQKQNIATTGRQGAFITISYGDALS, from the coding sequence TTGTTAAAGGATTTTTACTTGTTAAGAACCCAAAATGAGCTTACATCTCAACGGGGTGATAATAATTTAATATATCCTGAAATATTCAAACACTGTGAAGTCGAGGCTTTCTTTACAGACGGCGGCATGGGGCTTAAGGTACAAGAGGTGTTTAAACCGTCAAAGGCTCTTTTTATGCCGGTTCAAAGGCACACGGATACGATAGTGGTTTTAAGAAAAAACACTTCATTGCCACCGCCGGATACTGTTGCTGATGCCGTGATATCTGACAGAGAGGATGTTGTCACAGGGGTGCAGAGTGCCGACTGTGTGCCGATTCTGGTTTTCGATAAAGCCCGGAAGGTGACAGCCTCCGTACATGCCGGCTGGAGAGGGACGGCTCAGGAGATTTTAGGCGGTGTGCTTGGACGGTTTTTCAGCGAATTTAAATCTGATGCGGCGGACATTGTAATGGCCCTTGGGCCATCGATAAGGAGTTGTTGTTATGAGGTTGGTGATGAGGTGATTGCGGCAGTCTCTGAGGCCACCGGAGAGGGAGATTATGTGTGCATACAGAGTGCCGGCGGCAAACACATAGATTTAAGCACTGCAAATAAGATACAGGCAGTAAGCTTAGGGGTAAATCCTGAAAATATATGGATATCGCCGGAGTGTACCTGTTGTGTAAGCAGATACCATTCTTACAGGCGGTCTCAAAAACAAAACATTGCAACCACCGGCAGACAGGGGGCCTTCATCACTATTTCATACGGCGATGCGTTATCTTAG
- the tsaE gene encoding tRNA (adenosine(37)-N6)-threonylcarbamoyltransferase complex ATPase subunit type 1 TsaE: MRYLSGCTGETISIGLKLGRLLRAGDTVFLTGELGSGKTTLIKGIAGALGISSSDITSASFTIIAVHEGAVPLYHIDLYRLDDLSAMEDVGLFEYFGADGIAVVEWADKLQGTETADVTVNMKYLNDNEREIIIEGVDEQSWDNM; the protein is encoded by the coding sequence ATGCGTTATCTTAGCGGTTGTACAGGGGAAACTATAAGCATTGGGTTGAAGCTCGGCAGACTGCTTCGTGCCGGAGATACGGTGTTTTTGACAGGAGAGCTGGGTAGTGGTAAAACCACATTAATTAAGGGTATAGCCGGGGCATTGGGCATCAGCAGCTCTGATATAACAAGTGCAAGTTTTACAATAATTGCGGTACATGAGGGCGCAGTGCCCCTCTACCATATAGACCTCTACCGGCTGGATGATTTGAGCGCTATGGAGGATGTAGGGCTTTTTGAGTACTTTGGCGCTGACGGGATTGCAGTTGTAGAGTGGGCGGATAAACTTCAGGGAACGGAAACGGCGGATGTAACAGTGAACATGAAGTATCTTAACGATAACGAGCGGGAAATAATTATAGAGGGAGTGGATGAACAGAGTTGGGATAATATGTAA
- a CDS encoding NAD(+)/NADH kinase, with protein MNRVGIICKRGKKEALELLLKLVPWLRERQIEVCVDSYSARETGLKGVPQEDMPKHCDMVVVLGGDGTMLAASRLVAESNLPIFGINLGGLGFITEVSIGEVFNVIEKVITGKCAVEDRIMLNATVIRDSKTLAQYTVLNDVVITKGALARIFDLEMFIDGMYVTTFRADGLIVSTPTGSTAYSLSAGGPILYPTLHCFVITPICSHTLTNRPIVINDDMSIEIIARSGSEDVYLTLDGQLGHHLMENDVVSVKRSVNMARLMIPCERDYFQILREKLKWGER; from the coding sequence ATGAACAGAGTTGGGATAATATGTAAGCGCGGTAAAAAGGAAGCATTGGAGTTATTGTTAAAACTAGTACCGTGGCTTAGAGAGCGGCAAATAGAGGTATGCGTTGACTCATACTCTGCACGTGAAACGGGCTTAAAGGGTGTGCCGCAGGAGGATATGCCAAAGCACTGTGACATGGTGGTGGTACTGGGAGGGGATGGCACAATGCTTGCCGCCTCACGGCTTGTTGCTGAGAGTAACCTTCCGATTTTTGGCATAAACCTGGGCGGTCTGGGTTTTATTACCGAGGTAAGCATCGGGGAAGTTTTTAACGTCATAGAAAAGGTAATTACCGGTAAGTGTGCAGTTGAGGACAGGATTATGTTAAATGCCACGGTCATACGGGACAGCAAAACGCTGGCACAGTACACTGTGTTAAACGACGTGGTGATAACAAAGGGAGCGCTGGCACGCATCTTTGATCTTGAGATGTTTATAGACGGGATGTATGTAACCACCTTCAGGGCGGACGGGTTGATTGTATCGACGCCCACAGGCTCAACAGCGTATTCTTTATCGGCGGGCGGTCCAATTCTGTATCCGACCCTTCACTGTTTTGTAATCACCCCCATTTGTTCTCACACACTGACAAACCGGCCTATAGTAATTAACGACGACATGTCCATAGAGATTATTGCAAGGTCAGGAAGTGAGGATGTGTATCTGACACTTGACGGCCAACTGGGGCATCATCTGATGGAAAACGATGTGGTAAGCGTCAAACGCTCAGTCAACATGGCACGGTTGATGATTCCCTGTGAGAGGGACTATTTTCAGATTCTCAGGGAAAAGCTTAAGTGGGGGGAGAGATAA
- a CDS encoding uracil-DNA glycosylase: protein MSSKFASTLVEILRVYEAMGFELLPFPGKDDVFPVTKKQPAVSQKTEDTRLGVGLNVIRSEIGKCTRCKLHKTRKNIVFGEGAADARLMFIGEGPGADEDEQGRPFVGRAGKLLTSLINKMGFKREDVYIANVVKCRPPANRDPERDEVKACIGFLKSQIASISPAAIMALGTVATQAILNTDKPITRLRGEFRDYHGIRLMPTYHPSYLLRNPSAKKIVWEDALKVLRVLGIEIIEAPENAGI from the coding sequence GTGAGTAGCAAATTTGCATCAACCTTGGTAGAAATATTGAGGGTATATGAGGCAATGGGATTTGAATTATTACCTTTTCCGGGAAAGGATGATGTGTTTCCAGTAACTAAAAAGCAGCCTGCCGTTTCTCAAAAGACAGAAGATACCCGCTTGGGGGTGGGATTAAACGTGATACGCAGTGAGATAGGCAAGTGCACACGGTGTAAACTTCACAAGACCAGAAAAAACATAGTGTTTGGAGAGGGCGCCGCCGATGCGAGGTTGATGTTTATAGGGGAGGGCCCGGGTGCGGATGAGGATGAGCAGGGGAGGCCTTTTGTGGGCAGAGCAGGGAAACTTCTTACCAGCCTCATTAATAAAATGGGCTTTAAGAGGGAGGATGTTTACATCGCAAACGTTGTTAAATGCCGTCCGCCTGCCAACAGGGACCCTGAGCGGGATGAGGTCAAGGCATGTATTGGTTTTCTTAAATCCCAGATAGCATCCATCTCGCCTGCTGCAATAATGGCTTTAGGGACGGTGGCAACTCAGGCGATTTTAAATACCGACAAACCGATAACACGTTTAAGGGGAGAGTTCAGGGACTATCATGGAATCAGGTTAATGCCCACTTATCATCCGTCATATTTACTGAGAAATCCCAGTGCCAAAAAGATAGTCTGGGAGGATGCACTGAAGGTTTTGAGGGTGCTGGGCATAGAGATTATAGAGGCTCCGGAAAACGCAGGGATATAA